The Acidobacteriota bacterium genome has a segment encoding these proteins:
- a CDS encoding outer membrane beta-barrel protein: MLKRFLPLSLVVLALAAAPALAEVTEGDWYLEGGLGYYIGEGDDTKTDEGFPDELEIENDYLINFRAGWFLAEDRGVEGQLWYSETTGTRTFSATFTGGIRHIALNFDTNVYGLDVGVIFCLNPPRKHNLFVVGGVGYANLDMSGVEDEDTITVNVGLAARISMTRHFYFRPDVRYLYLSGIDFKFREGDSKLNNILITVSTGWAFGKQKEE, encoded by the coding sequence GTGCTGAAGCGATTCCTGCCATTAAGCCTCGTCGTCCTGGCGCTTGCGGCGGCCCCGGCGCTTGCCGAAGTCACGGAGGGCGACTGGTATCTCGAGGGCGGCCTCGGCTACTACATCGGCGAGGGCGACGACACCAAAACCGACGAGGGATTCCCTGATGAACTTGAAATCGAGAACGATTACCTCATCAACTTCCGCGCGGGTTGGTTTTTGGCGGAAGACAGGGGCGTGGAAGGCCAGCTCTGGTATTCGGAGACGACCGGCACTAGGACGTTTAGCGCCACTTTTACCGGTGGTATCAGACATATCGCGTTGAACTTCGACACGAACGTTTACGGCTTAGACGTGGGTGTCATTTTCTGTCTCAACCCGCCCAGGAAACATAACCTCTTTGTCGTGGGCGGCGTCGGCTACGCAAATCTCGACATGTCTGGAGTCGAGGACGAGGACACTATCACGGTGAACGTTGGCCTTGCGGCCAGGATTTCTATGACGAGACACTTTTACTTCCGCCCCGATGTTCGTTACCTTTACCTGAGCGGCATCGATTTCAAATTCCGCGAAGGTGACAGCAAGCTCAACAATATCTTGATTACCGTGAGCACCGGATGGGCGTTTGGTAAGCAGAAAGAAGAGTAG